Proteins co-encoded in one Methylobacterium sp. WL1 genomic window:
- a CDS encoding metallophosphoesterase, with translation MDRAMTRLISTSPPRGPDHRPSQLAAIGGLAADDSDPSTATAAVPVMRLQLLSDLHVDLADTGRLQLVPGADLVVVAGDTCQGAVAAFAYLRQHIPAPIPIVMVMGNHEYYGAVLQDELARARAAAQSFDITLLENDAVVIGGVRILGCTLWTNYRLFGAGHRPVAMAAARRVMNDHRRIAGAHLPAWQPFLPADAADLHAGSVRFIADTLAMPHDGPSIVVTHHAPHPEGIAPRFGRDPVSAAFASDLSDLIAAGGPELWLSGHTHHPINLMIGRTRLVSNPHGYGDECKAFDPALVIEIPITRSKENRP, from the coding sequence TTGGATCGCGCCATGACCCGACTCATTTCGACGTCTCCACCGCGCGGACCGGACCATCGACCGTCGCAGCTCGCGGCGATCGGCGGCCTCGCAGCCGATGACTCGGATCCCTCGACTGCGACCGCAGCGGTGCCGGTCATGCGGCTTCAGCTCTTATCCGACCTGCATGTCGACCTCGCTGACACCGGCCGGCTGCAGCTTGTACCCGGCGCCGACCTCGTCGTAGTGGCCGGCGACACGTGCCAGGGGGCGGTCGCCGCCTTCGCCTACCTCCGCCAGCACATCCCGGCGCCGATCCCGATCGTCATGGTGATGGGCAATCACGAGTACTACGGCGCGGTCCTGCAAGACGAGCTTGCCCGCGCCCGCGCTGCCGCCCAGAGTTTCGATATCACCCTCTTGGAGAACGACGCCGTCGTGATCGGCGGCGTGCGTATTCTCGGGTGCACGCTCTGGACGAACTACCGCTTGTTCGGCGCAGGGCATCGCCCAGTCGCCATGGCGGCCGCGCGCAGGGTGATGAACGATCATCGCCGGATCGCCGGCGCACACCTGCCGGCATGGCAGCCCTTCCTGCCCGCCGATGCCGCCGACCTGCACGCGGGCTCGGTCCGGTTCATCGCCGATACCCTCGCCATGCCGCACGATGGCCCAAGCATCGTCGTGACGCACCACGCTCCGCATCCAGAAGGCATCGCACCGCGCTTCGGACGCGATCCGGTCAGCGCTGCCTTCGCCAGCGACCTCTCGGACCTCATCGCCGCGGGGGGCCCCGAGCTTTGGCTCAGCGGCCATACCCATCACCCCATCAATCTGATGATCGGGCGCACCCGCCTCGTCTCGAATCCACACGGGTACGGAGACGAGTGCAAGGCCTTCGACCCCGCCCTCGTCATCGAGATCCCGATCACCCGCAGCAAGGAGAACCGGCCATGA
- a CDS encoding IS3 family transposase (programmed frameshift), which produces MGRKKHTAEEIVAKLRQVDVLVSQGRKVAEAIRSIEVTEVTYYRWRSEYGGLKGDQVKRLKSLETENLRLRRAISDLTLEKLILKEAAFGKLLSPARRRACVDYVVAEHGVSERFACRVLGQHRSTQRKVAVMVEDEAALTAAIVALALQYGRYGYRRITAMLRRDGWTVNVKRVERIWRREGLKVPARQPKRSRLWLNDGSCLRLRPERPDHVWSYDFVEHRTHNGRKYRMLNVIDEFTRECLAIRVSRKLKALDVIDVLSDLFSLRGVPGHIRSDNGPEFIAKAVQDWIAAVGSATAYIEPGSPWENGYCESFNAKLRDELLNGEVFYTLKEASVVIEQWRRHYNSIRPHSSLGYQPPAPEVVIWPTEPSGSGPLAHPAIVTRPTMH; this is translated from the exons ATGGGACGGAAGAAGCATACGGCTGAAGAGATCGTCGCTAAGCTGCGGCAGGTCGATGTCCTGGTCTCGCAGGGTCGCAAGGTTGCTGAAGCAATCCGGTCGATCGAGGTGACCGAGGTTACGTATTACCGTTGGCGTTCCGAGTACGGCGGTCTGAAGGGTGATCAGGTCAAGCGGCTGAAGTCCTTGGAGACGGAGAACCTGCGTCTGCGTCGGGCGATCTCGGACCTGACGCTGGAGAAGCTCATTTTGAAGGAGGCAGCTT TCGGGAAACTTCTGAGCCCGGCTCGCCGCCGGGCTTGTGTCGACTACGTCGTTGCCGAGCACGGTGTGTCCGAACGCTTCGCTTGCCGTGTCCTGGGTCAGCATCGTTCGACGCAGCGCAAAGTCGCCGTGATGGTCGAGGACGAGGCTGCTTTGACGGCTGCTATCGTCGCCCTGGCTCTGCAGTATGGGCGCTACGGCTACCGTCGGATCACCGCGATGCTCCGGCGCGATGGCTGGACGGTGAACGTGAAGCGGGTCGAACGGATCTGGCGCCGCGAGGGCCTCAAGGTTCCCGCTCGCCAGCCGAAGCGGTCGCGCCTCTGGCTCAACGACGGCTCCTGCCTTCGCTTACGGCCCGAGCGTCCCGACCACGTCTGGTCCTACGACTTCGTCGAGCACCGCACGCACAATGGACGCAAGTACCGGATGCTGAACGTCATCGACGAGTTCACACGCGAGTGCCTGGCCATCCGCGTATCTCGTAAGCTGAAGGCATTGGACGTGATCGATGTACTCTCGGACCTGTTCAGCCTGCGCGGGGTGCCAGGGCATATCCGCTCGGACAACGGGCCGGAGTTCATCGCCAAGGCCGTTCAGGACTGGATCGCGGCGGTTGGATCAGCGACCGCCTACATCGAGCCGGGCAGTCCGTGGGAGAACGGCTATTGCGAGAGCTTCAACGCGAAGCTGCGGGATGAACTTCTCAACGGCGAGGTGTTCTACACCCTCAAAGAGGCCAGCGTCGTGATCGAGCAATGGCGGAGGCACTACAACAGCATCCGGCCACACTCCTCACTCGGCTACCAGCCACCTGCGCCCGAGGTCGTCATCTGGCCAACCGAACCGAGCGGCTCAGGGCCGCTCGCTCACCCCGCCATCGTCACGCGACCGACGATGCACTAA
- a CDS encoding AAA family ATPase: protein MSMHSDMATHACVAATIPASGDVDEIEATTRSSTAAEREVVAMTIDMLVRDLPDETDVEAKEADAEADESGAGDGGVGGRRPDRRGVRRFEGLVDPTSLLAQMAVNTVLPLRVFRSLREAKPVVVVVAVPSSSWVGPVEAVIARVSGHKATCIAKVNRPRASPTPDPDVDAAERIAGGRPVVAITPDREWVAPVLLAAADAHIDVPPLDADLVNRAIGMWCGRRPRRALEPKDLAGLDLPDVAAALRPGAAPADCVARIRRASDARVGLTDGEAVTPLDRLTGYGEAHVWAMRTAVDIARVRRGEMKAQLLEGAVLHGPPGTGKSTLARSLAQEAGVIFGETSVGEWFANGSGFLDSVIKQISTFCDRLEIAARQQGCAVGFIDELDALPNRSRLDDRGSSWWLPAITFCLLRFEQLRRAGVVLVAATNDITRIDPALLRPGRFDRSFLIGPPDEAGRLGILRVHLETDLLDADLSPVARLSHGMTGAILAGAVRAARRRAQVAGRAMNRDDLMAEIAPADPRSAEQLRAVALHEAGHAVVAIRLGFSVIQVSIEAGGRHGGSTVVSIADRSPDRAAIERQVVGLLAGRAADGIIGDGVDAGAAFDLRDATRQLSALHGSFGLGETLRAVVGQQDAALLLREDPAMAARVEADLHRLQLAAEDLVRADRVAVLALVEVLLARRVMTGAEIAEIAAAHKPRIRVRAGHRIVVKSQHHDGIGS, encoded by the coding sequence ATGAGCATGCATTCTGACATGGCGACGCACGCGTGTGTAGCGGCGACGATCCCGGCCTCGGGTGACGTCGACGAGATCGAGGCCACAACCCGGAGCTCGACAGCGGCCGAACGCGAAGTTGTCGCGATGACAATCGACATGCTCGTCCGCGATCTCCCGGACGAAACTGACGTCGAAGCCAAGGAGGCCGATGCTGAGGCGGACGAATCCGGCGCGGGTGACGGCGGCGTGGGCGGCCGACGCCCGGACAGGCGAGGTGTCCGCAGGTTCGAGGGCCTAGTCGACCCGACCAGCCTCTTGGCTCAGATGGCCGTCAACACCGTCTTGCCGCTGCGCGTCTTCCGGTCTTTGCGCGAAGCTAAGCCCGTGGTGGTGGTGGTTGCGGTGCCGAGCAGCAGCTGGGTCGGACCGGTCGAGGCGGTGATCGCCCGGGTCAGCGGCCATAAGGCCACCTGCATCGCCAAGGTGAACCGGCCGCGCGCCTCCCCCACGCCGGACCCCGACGTCGATGCCGCTGAGCGTATCGCCGGAGGCCGACCCGTCGTAGCGATCACGCCGGATCGCGAATGGGTCGCCCCGGTGCTACTTGCCGCGGCCGACGCGCACATCGACGTGCCGCCGCTCGATGCCGACCTCGTCAACCGAGCCATCGGCATGTGGTGTGGGCGGCGACCGCGCCGGGCGCTCGAGCCTAAGGATCTCGCCGGCCTCGACCTACCCGACGTCGCCGCCGCCCTACGGCCGGGCGCGGCTCCGGCCGATTGCGTCGCACGCATTCGCAGGGCGAGCGACGCGCGCGTTGGCCTGACTGACGGCGAGGCGGTGACGCCGCTCGACCGTCTGACTGGCTACGGCGAAGCCCACGTCTGGGCGATGCGGACTGCGGTTGACATCGCCCGGGTGCGCCGCGGCGAGATGAAGGCCCAGCTGCTGGAAGGGGCAGTACTTCACGGGCCGCCTGGGACGGGCAAGTCGACGCTTGCGCGCTCCCTCGCCCAGGAAGCGGGGGTCATCTTTGGAGAGACGAGTGTTGGCGAATGGTTCGCCAATGGCTCCGGCTTTCTGGACAGCGTGATCAAGCAGATCTCTACTTTCTGCGATCGACTCGAGATCGCGGCCAGGCAACAGGGATGTGCGGTCGGTTTCATCGACGAACTTGATGCACTACCAAATAGATCACGCCTGGATGATCGCGGATCGTCATGGTGGTTACCCGCGATCACCTTCTGTCTGCTCAGATTCGAGCAACTGCGCCGGGCGGGCGTGGTGCTGGTCGCGGCCACAAATGACATCACGCGCATCGATCCCGCCCTACTCAGACCGGGACGATTCGATCGGTCGTTCCTGATCGGTCCACCGGATGAGGCCGGCCGCCTCGGTATCCTACGCGTTCATCTCGAAACCGACCTGTTGGATGCCGATCTCTCGCCCGTCGCGCGCCTGAGCCATGGGATGACCGGCGCGATCCTGGCCGGCGCAGTGCGGGCCGCCCGGCGCCGGGCGCAGGTGGCCGGGCGCGCTATGAACCGGGACGACTTGATGGCCGAGATCGCCCCGGCCGATCCTCGCTCGGCGGAACAGCTTCGCGCCGTGGCGCTTCATGAGGCCGGTCACGCCGTCGTCGCGATCAGGCTGGGCTTTTCGGTGATCCAGGTCTCGATCGAGGCCGGGGGGCGGCACGGCGGCTCGACCGTCGTCAGCATTGCGGATCGCTCGCCAGATCGCGCCGCGATCGAGCGACAAGTGGTCGGCCTACTCGCCGGGCGTGCCGCTGATGGAATCATCGGCGACGGTGTCGATGCAGGGGCCGCCTTCGACCTTCGCGATGCGACCCGGCAGCTCTCGGCCCTGCATGGAAGTTTCGGCCTCGGTGAGACCCTGCGCGCTGTGGTCGGCCAGCAGGACGCGGCCCTGCTGTTGCGCGAGGATCCCGCGATGGCGGCGCGGGTTGAGGCCGACTTGCACCGGCTTCAACTCGCGGCAGAAGACCTCGTCCGAGCTGATCGTGTGGCGGTGCTGGCCCTCGTCGAGGTTCTGCTCGCCCGCCGGGTGATGACCGGCGCCGAGATCGCAGAGATCGCCGCCGCGCACAAGCCGCGCATCCGGGTCCGCGCCGGCCATCGCATCGTAGTGAAGTCTCAGCATCACGACGGCATCGGATCCTGA
- a CDS encoding GntR family transcriptional regulator: MLDCKDRTNPLATEENLRERVERQLRLDILAGTIEPGTVFSVPSLSRSLGISTTPVREALLQLAADDLLQPIRNRGFRVVDPTLDELRNLFEVRVQLEAQAFAKVVRAGAVDVNDLMKWADEIARAVRDRDVPAYLVADRSFHEALLSRAGNPILTGIVMKLRDKMRLYGIRSKAGRTRQDASVAEHYRIVDLVTGRVKDDAMTLMTDHIMAWEPVFTEAVLMRRIN; the protein is encoded by the coding sequence GTGCTGGATTGCAAAGATCGAACCAATCCGCTCGCGACGGAAGAGAACCTGCGGGAGCGAGTCGAGCGGCAGTTACGCCTCGACATACTCGCCGGTACGATCGAGCCGGGCACGGTATTCTCAGTCCCCTCGCTCTCCCGTTCTCTCGGGATCTCGACGACGCCTGTTAGGGAGGCGCTTCTCCAGCTTGCCGCCGATGATTTGCTGCAGCCGATCCGCAATCGCGGTTTCCGAGTTGTCGATCCGACGCTCGACGAGTTGCGCAACCTGTTCGAGGTTCGCGTGCAGCTCGAAGCTCAGGCCTTCGCGAAAGTCGTGCGGGCCGGAGCTGTTGACGTGAACGATTTGATGAAATGGGCTGACGAGATTGCGAGGGCTGTGCGGGATCGTGATGTGCCGGCCTATCTCGTGGCGGACCGGTCTTTTCACGAAGCGCTCTTGTCCCGTGCGGGCAACCCGATCCTTACCGGCATCGTCATGAAGCTGCGCGACAAGATGCGGCTTTACGGCATACGCTCGAAGGCTGGGCGGACGAGACAAGACGCGTCTGTGGCAGAGCACTACCGCATCGTCGACCTCGTTACAGGGCGGGTCAAGGACGATGCGATGACCCTAATGACGGACCACATCATGGCCTGGGAGCCGGTCTTTACGGAAGCAGTACTGATGCGGAGAATCAACTGA